One region of Arthrobacter sp. StoSoilB22 genomic DNA includes:
- a CDS encoding FadR/GntR family transcriptional regulator translates to MTLTPSHRPALAEEITAKLRDMIKSGEWPLQERIPAEPELMSTLGVSRGTLREAIKALAHSGMLEVRRGDGTYVRANSEMSGAAQRMYLEHTQEHIVEVRLGLDTQAARLATKHATTEDLAEMRRLLALRHDAWQAGDYPIWASADWEFHERVALASGNPLLHQLYASFGGVFHNDLLRQQRKGGFNGIPREGHDELVDALEAHDPDAAVQSVYRNLDYCSDSAPR, encoded by the coding sequence ATGACCCTTACGCCTTCGCATCGCCCGGCCCTTGCCGAGGAGATCACCGCCAAGCTGCGGGACATGATCAAGTCCGGTGAATGGCCGCTCCAGGAGCGAATTCCTGCCGAGCCCGAGCTCATGTCCACACTGGGCGTTTCGCGCGGCACCCTCCGCGAAGCCATCAAGGCGCTGGCCCACTCCGGCATGTTGGAAGTCCGCCGCGGCGATGGCACCTACGTCAGGGCCAACAGCGAGATGTCCGGCGCAGCCCAGCGCATGTACCTGGAGCACACCCAGGAACATATCGTGGAAGTCCGCCTGGGCCTGGACACCCAAGCAGCCCGTCTGGCTACCAAGCATGCCACCACCGAGGACCTGGCCGAGATGCGGCGCCTCCTTGCCTTGCGGCACGATGCCTGGCAGGCCGGGGACTACCCCATCTGGGCCAGCGCCGACTGGGAATTCCACGAACGCGTAGCCCTGGCCTCCGGCAATCCGCTACTGCACCAGCTCTACGCTTCCTTTGGCGGTGTCTTCCACAACGATCTGCTGCGCCAACAACGCAAGGGTGGCTTCAACGGCATCCCCCGCGAAGGCCACGACGAATTGGTTGATGCCCTCGAAGCGCACGATCCCGATGCCGCCGTGCAGAGCGTGTACCGGAATCTGGATTACTGCTCGGACTCAGCGCCTCGGTAA
- a CDS encoding PucR family transcriptional regulator: MAMSLASLVAVPSLKLRQAGLAETTWNQDISWVAVTELEDPQRFLSGGELVLTTGLRLKSAADQRRFVRQAQRAGAVGIGFGIGLTHESVPEALIAEANRWGLPLVEVPYETPFIAIGKLVAESHSADHYSNLERLLAGHQILARSLLTGGGLNELLKQLGSMLRTDVVLTQFSAQLYNSMAGKPAPTADGWASYPIPTGRRDACTLWLRQPFVDSGIVSYAQNLISVELNNMVKQRQSQRAMAGQVLDDVIHGTLESIEAARRLAGVGINSTRKNVVLVAESTAHHKQLVSISLPQALEAGVSAVVGKDLVTVINDDGSSATALAKSLSDHLQEAGIHAVIGIGGAYTKPNGLRWSYFEARDAVAHGLPVNEPERLSLTSLLLASEDVPLADMASESLTPLRKFDAAHGAELVATLESYLNHNGSVAAVAEALTLHRNTVRYRLAQITELTGYDPSQTQDRVQLWLALAVQRLGSRNPR, translated from the coding sequence ATGGCAATGTCCCTCGCTTCGCTCGTCGCTGTCCCCTCCCTGAAACTCCGCCAGGCCGGCCTTGCCGAAACTACCTGGAACCAGGACATCAGCTGGGTTGCCGTGACAGAACTGGAAGATCCCCAGCGCTTCCTCAGCGGCGGCGAATTGGTCCTTACCACCGGGCTCCGCCTCAAGAGCGCCGCGGACCAGCGGCGGTTCGTTCGTCAGGCCCAGCGCGCCGGCGCGGTGGGGATCGGCTTCGGCATCGGCCTCACCCACGAGTCCGTTCCGGAAGCACTCATCGCCGAAGCCAACCGCTGGGGTTTACCGCTGGTGGAAGTCCCCTACGAGACCCCCTTCATAGCCATCGGCAAACTGGTGGCGGAATCGCATTCGGCTGACCACTACTCCAACTTGGAGCGACTCCTTGCCGGGCACCAGATCCTGGCACGCTCGCTCCTCACCGGCGGCGGCCTGAACGAGCTCCTCAAACAATTGGGCAGCATGCTCCGCACCGACGTAGTGCTCACCCAGTTCAGCGCGCAGCTTTACAACAGCATGGCTGGGAAACCGGCCCCGACGGCGGACGGCTGGGCTTCATATCCGATTCCCACCGGCCGCAGGGATGCCTGCACGCTGTGGCTTAGGCAGCCTTTTGTGGACTCCGGGATAGTCAGCTACGCGCAGAACCTCATCAGCGTTGAGCTCAACAACATGGTCAAGCAGCGCCAGTCCCAGCGCGCCATGGCCGGGCAAGTGCTGGACGACGTTATCCACGGCACCCTGGAGAGCATCGAGGCCGCCCGGCGCCTGGCTGGAGTGGGCATCAACAGCACCAGGAAGAACGTGGTGCTCGTGGCGGAGTCCACAGCACACCACAAGCAGCTGGTCAGCATTTCCCTGCCCCAGGCGCTGGAAGCCGGCGTGAGCGCCGTCGTCGGGAAGGACCTGGTCACGGTCATCAACGACGACGGCAGCTCGGCCACCGCTTTGGCCAAAAGCCTCAGTGATCATTTGCAGGAGGCCGGAATCCACGCCGTGATCGGCATCGGCGGTGCCTACACGAAGCCAAACGGCCTGCGCTGGAGCTACTTTGAAGCGCGCGACGCCGTGGCGCACGGCTTGCCGGTCAACGAACCCGAACGGCTGAGCCTGACGTCGCTGTTGCTCGCCAGCGAGGATGTTCCGCTGGCTGATATGGCCAGTGAGTCCCTCACCCCGCTGCGGAAATTCGACGCCGCCCACGGCGCCGAACTGGTGGCCACTCTGGAAAGCTATCTGAACCACAACGGATCAGTGGCTGCCGTGGCCGAGGCCCTGACGCTGCACCGCAACACGGTGCGCTACCGTCTGGCCCAAATCACGGAGCTGACTGGCTACGACCCCTCCCAGACGCAGGACCGCGTGCAACTGTGGTTGGCTCTGGCCGTCCAGCGCCTGGGTTCGCGCAACCCGCGGTAG
- a CDS encoding gamma-aminobutyraldehyde dehydrogenase, with the protein MVQTLQNFINGEFVTPAGTGLLDIVNPATGDIVAKSPISVQEDVDAAMTAANQAFKSWKKATPGQRQLMLLKLADAVEANSDELVEAQHRNTGQVRSLIASEEVAAGADQLRFFAGAARIMEGKSAGEYFEGHTSYVRREPIGVVAQVAPWNYPFLMAIWKIGPALAAGNTVVLKPSDTTPESTLVLARLAGEIFPAGVLNVVLGTGETGAMMVDHKVPGLVSITGSVRAGIAVASGAAKGLKRAHLELGGKAPAIVFKDADIKKSAAAIAEFAFFNAGQDCTAITRVLVEDSVHDDVVAAMVEHTKTLHTGSQNDEDNYFGPLNNVNHFNAVTSVVENLPANCKIETGGHRAGEKGFFFEPTIISGAKQTDDIVQKETFGPVITVQKFSSEEEALELANDVEYALASSVWTTDHGTAMRMSRDLDFGAVWINTHILLTAEMPHGGFKQSGYGKDLSMYGVEDYTRIKHVMSALDA; encoded by the coding sequence GTGGTTCAAACCTTGCAGAACTTCATCAACGGCGAATTCGTTACGCCGGCAGGTACGGGTCTTCTGGACATCGTGAACCCCGCCACCGGGGACATCGTTGCCAAGTCGCCGATTTCAGTGCAGGAAGACGTGGACGCCGCCATGACTGCGGCCAACCAGGCCTTCAAGTCCTGGAAGAAGGCCACCCCGGGCCAGCGCCAGCTGATGCTCCTCAAGCTCGCCGACGCCGTGGAGGCCAACAGCGACGAACTGGTCGAAGCCCAGCACCGCAACACCGGCCAGGTCCGCTCCCTGATCGCCTCAGAGGAAGTTGCCGCCGGCGCAGACCAGCTCCGCTTCTTCGCCGGTGCTGCCCGCATCATGGAAGGCAAGTCCGCGGGCGAGTACTTCGAGGGCCACACCTCCTACGTACGCCGCGAACCGATCGGCGTGGTAGCCCAGGTTGCTCCGTGGAACTACCCGTTCCTCATGGCTATCTGGAAGATCGGCCCCGCGCTGGCCGCAGGCAACACCGTGGTCCTGAAGCCCTCGGACACCACTCCTGAGTCCACCCTCGTATTGGCACGTCTCGCCGGGGAGATCTTCCCGGCCGGTGTCCTCAACGTTGTCCTCGGCACCGGCGAAACCGGCGCCATGATGGTTGACCACAAGGTCCCCGGGCTGGTTTCCATCACCGGCTCCGTCCGCGCAGGCATCGCCGTGGCAAGCGGCGCAGCCAAGGGCCTCAAGCGTGCCCACCTGGAACTTGGCGGCAAGGCTCCGGCCATTGTGTTCAAGGACGCAGACATCAAGAAGAGCGCCGCGGCCATCGCCGAGTTCGCTTTCTTCAACGCCGGCCAGGACTGCACGGCCATCACCCGCGTTCTGGTGGAAGACTCCGTTCACGACGACGTCGTGGCAGCCATGGTCGAACACACCAAGACCTTGCACACCGGTTCGCAGAACGACGAAGACAACTACTTCGGCCCGCTCAACAACGTGAACCACTTCAACGCGGTCACGTCCGTGGTGGAGAACCTGCCGGCCAACTGCAAGATCGAGACCGGCGGCCACCGGGCAGGGGAGAAGGGCTTCTTCTTCGAACCCACCATCATCTCCGGCGCCAAGCAGACCGATGACATTGTGCAGAAGGAGACCTTCGGCCCGGTCATCACTGTCCAAAAGTTCAGCTCGGAAGAAGAAGCGCTGGAGCTGGCCAACGACGTCGAATACGCCCTGGCGTCCAGCGTCTGGACCACCGACCACGGCACGGCCATGCGCATGAGCCGCGACCTTGACTTCGGTGCAGTCTGGATCAACACCCACATCCTCCTGACGGCAGAGATGCCGCACGGTGGCTTCAAGCAGTCCGGCTACGGCAAGGACCTCTCCATGTACGGCGTTGAGGACTACACGCGCATCAAGCACGTCATGTCCGCACTCGATGCATAA
- a CDS encoding MFS transporter has protein sequence MAATTPLTPSTGNIPTVSNAQVAPAVLANPSAPKTRVVAVVGIIAVVLIGLNLRAGITSAAALFHDLQQVLGYGALVASILPSIPLLCFAVAGMGTSWLTRRVGVEKAIAIALALLTGGLLVRGVPVTGALLGGTVLAMSGLAVCNVAMPSFIREHYSERTSMMTGLYTFTMSGGATFAAVVSVPLAQELGSPSMGLAAWGLLGVAALLGFLPVVLHTHRNTTKTDRPRVSMWPLLRTRLGILITSIFTFQAFLAYAVMSWFAYILTSQGLSASESGLQFGVMQLVSVAAGMILLAFGSRPGMLRPALYLASSSTLVAIAAMLWLPTSLAVVPAVLFGFGLGIFPLVLVIISRSGRSTAETTALSTIAQSLGYLIAAIGPFGMGLLHSATGGWVLPLSLLSVVAVALMVTCHMLTSKRTATKTGPRTA, from the coding sequence ATGGCCGCGACGACTCCTCTTACCCCCAGCACTGGAAACATCCCCACTGTGAGCAACGCCCAGGTTGCCCCCGCAGTCCTTGCGAACCCTTCGGCTCCCAAGACGCGCGTCGTCGCCGTCGTCGGCATTATTGCCGTGGTGCTCATCGGCCTGAACCTTCGGGCAGGCATCACCAGTGCCGCGGCGTTGTTCCACGATCTGCAACAGGTACTGGGCTATGGCGCGTTGGTGGCCTCCATCCTGCCGTCCATCCCGCTGTTGTGCTTTGCGGTTGCGGGCATGGGAACGTCATGGCTCACGCGTCGGGTGGGTGTGGAGAAAGCCATCGCAATTGCGCTGGCACTGCTGACTGGCGGTCTGCTGGTCCGCGGCGTTCCGGTAACAGGTGCACTCCTCGGAGGCACCGTCCTGGCGATGTCCGGCCTGGCCGTGTGCAACGTGGCCATGCCGTCCTTCATCCGCGAGCACTACTCCGAGCGCACCTCCATGATGACAGGCCTCTATACCTTCACCATGTCCGGCGGCGCCACCTTCGCCGCAGTCGTCAGCGTTCCCTTGGCCCAGGAGCTCGGTTCCCCGTCGATGGGCCTGGCTGCCTGGGGCTTGCTGGGCGTCGCGGCCCTGCTTGGATTCCTGCCGGTAGTCCTGCACACTCACCGGAACACCACCAAAACTGATCGCCCAAGGGTCTCCATGTGGCCTCTCCTGCGCACCCGCTTGGGCATCCTGATCACCTCGATCTTCACCTTCCAGGCGTTCCTTGCCTACGCCGTAATGAGCTGGTTCGCGTACATCCTCACGTCGCAAGGCCTTAGCGCCTCCGAAAGCGGCCTGCAGTTTGGCGTGATGCAGCTGGTGTCCGTTGCCGCCGGCATGATCCTGTTAGCCTTCGGCTCCCGGCCGGGAATGCTGCGCCCCGCACTGTATCTCGCCAGTAGCTCCACGCTGGTGGCCATTGCCGCCATGCTCTGGCTGCCAACGTCATTGGCCGTTGTCCCTGCTGTTCTGTTCGGATTCGGCTTGGGCATTTTCCCGCTGGTTCTGGTGATCATCAGCCGCAGCGGACGCTCGACGGCGGAAACCACCGCGCTCTCCACCATCGCCCAATCGCTGGGATACTTGATTGCGGCAATTGGTCCCTTCGGCATGGGACTCCTCCACAGCGCCACGGGCGGCTGGGTGTTGCCCCTGAGCCTGCTGTCGGTGGTTGCCGTGGCGCTCATGGTTACTTGCCACATGCTCACCAGTAAGCGCACTGCCACCAAAACCGGACCGAGGACAGCATGA